A single Chiloscyllium punctatum isolate Juve2018m chromosome 26, sChiPun1.3, whole genome shotgun sequence DNA region contains:
- the LOC140496429 gene encoding MARVEL domain-containing protein 3-like isoform X2, protein MAQPLTGSLENRAEKNLTRGERDHPNKERHRDRRHHNERSYPRRDQDGDNRHHQGRDYSKQNRDRDRDRRKERSEEKSSPARGGYGHEHHTRENRDRKEREHYKRENRDHHHNQERKQRNFHELENYEKHSNQQRYRNEKEVSLPSDEKIPYRPNNYAETPPPEYVITEDRSPEMYYYKPEDSGGILNCHSCRYLCTNRGIVQMLEIMLNMLVLVCVVASYVILSGYSSNGGLATSFFSINSDYSPFEGEQLNQVQELDRQFILMRAPELYTGIGVTIAMFAITLGIMVKNAQYLHKICRKWLIFEVIFNVLASLGYAAGVGLYLYFVLQVNNTDVCKERELLYARYGLSWMNCDLAGSDAAAVCFGILLIISYCASAILTVQFYRKMGQLNREK, encoded by the exons atGGCCCAACCACTAACAGGCTCCTTGGAAAATAGGGCTGAGAAAAACTTAACAAGAGGTGAGAGAGATCATCCCAACAAGGAGCGCCACCGTGACCGACGTCACCACAATGAGCGTTCCTATCCTCGCAGGGATCAGGATGGTGACAACAGACATCACCAAGGAAGGGACTACTCTAAACAAAACCGGGATCGGGACAGAGATAGAAGGAAGGAACGATCAGAAGAGAAAAGTTCTCCTGCTAGAGGCGGCTATGGTCATGAGCATCATACAAGAGAGAACCGAGACAGGAAAGAGAGGGAACACTACAAAAGGGAGAATCGAGACCATCATCACAACCAAGAAAGAAAACAACGTAATTTTCATGAGCTTGAAAATTATGAAAAACACAGCAATCAACAGCGTTACAGAAATGAAAAAGAGGTTTCTTTGCCATCTGATGAAAAAATTCCCTACAGACCTAACAA TTATGCTGAAACTCCACCTCCAGAATATGTAATAACCGAAGATAGAAGTCCGGAGATGTATTACTACAAGCCAGAAGATTCCGGAGGCATTCTAAATTGCCACAGCTGTCGTTACCTTTGTACAAATCGAG GTATagttcagatgctggagatcatgtTAAATAtgctggtgttggtgtgtgtaGTGGCATCGTACGTTATTCTCTCAGGATACAGCAGTAATGGTGGACTGGCAACAAGCTTCTTCAGTATCAACAGTGACTATTCTCCATTTGAAGGGGAGCAACTCAATCAAGTACAGGAGCTTGACCGACAGTTTATTTTAATGAGAGCACCTGAACTCTACACTGGCATTGGAGTAACTATCGCTATGTTTGCCATCACTCTAGGTATCATGGTGAAGAATGCTCAATATTTACATAAAATATGCCGAAAGTGGTTGATTTTTGAAGTAATTTTCAATGTGTTAGCATCTTTGGGTTATGCAGCAGGAGTTGGACTTTACTTGTATTTTGTCCTCCAGGTTAATAACACAGATGTTTGTAAGGAGAGGGAACTTCTTTATGCACGGTATGGTCTCAGCTGGATGAACTGTGATTTAGCTGGTTCTGATGCAGCAGCAGTCTGCTTCGGAATACTCCTTATCATATCATATTGTGCCAGTGCAATACTGACAGTGCAATTTTATCGAAAGATGGGACAACTGAACAGAGAGAAGTAA
- the LOC140496429 gene encoding MARVEL domain-containing protein 3-like isoform X1, which yields MAQPLTGSLENRAEKNLTRGERDHPNKERHRDRRHHNERSYPRRDQDGDNRHHQGRDYSKQNRDRDRDRRKERSEEKSSPARGGYGHEHHTRENRDRKEREHYKRENRDHHHNQERKQRNFHELENYEKHSNQQRYRNEKEVSLPSDEKIPYRPNNYAETPPPEYVITEDRSPEMYYYKPEDSGGILNCHSCRYLCTNRGLCQLVEVLLNLLILICGAISYSGTGGYTDLSSLGSLYYYTFGSAYSGFQGAEAEKVNELDVAFYQLKLPTVIAIMAYSGALMSFACLMLVLGLARIPWRFPFLLIIECVLDIAIALGYIPAIYFYFQHLIESYNSEVCKEREGMYKSKGYDGFNCSLHGADIVGGLCGCLAIVIYVLNAVAAVLAFRKVRRLKGMKEEVNIETTIV from the exons atGGCCCAACCACTAACAGGCTCCTTGGAAAATAGGGCTGAGAAAAACTTAACAAGAGGTGAGAGAGATCATCCCAACAAGGAGCGCCACCGTGACCGACGTCACCACAATGAGCGTTCCTATCCTCGCAGGGATCAGGATGGTGACAACAGACATCACCAAGGAAGGGACTACTCTAAACAAAACCGGGATCGGGACAGAGATAGAAGGAAGGAACGATCAGAAGAGAAAAGTTCTCCTGCTAGAGGCGGCTATGGTCATGAGCATCATACAAGAGAGAACCGAGACAGGAAAGAGAGGGAACACTACAAAAGGGAGAATCGAGACCATCATCACAACCAAGAAAGAAAACAACGTAATTTTCATGAGCTTGAAAATTATGAAAAACACAGCAATCAACAGCGTTACAGAAATGAAAAAGAGGTTTCTTTGCCATCTGATGAAAAAATTCCCTACAGACCTAACAA TTATGCTGAAACTCCACCTCCAGAATATGTAATAACCGAAGATAGAAGTCCGGAGATGTATTACTACAAGCCAGAAGATTCCGGAGGCATTCTAAATTGCCACAGCTGTCGTTACCTTTGTACAAATCGAG GTCTCTGTCAGTTGGTGGAGGTGCTTCTCAATCTGTTAATTCTGATATGTGGGGCAATCTCCTACAGTGGCACTGGGGGCTACACAGATCTCTCCAGCCTAGGAAGTCTCTACTACTACACATTTGGATCAGCATATAGTGGATTTCAAGGAGCTGAGGCTGAAAAAGTAAATGAGTTGGATGTTGCATTTTACCAGCTAAAGCTGCCTACCGTCATTGCCATAATGGCATATAGTGGGGCTTTGATGTCCTTTGCATGCCTTATGCTGGTTTTAGGCTTGGCTCGGATACCTTGGCGATTTCCCTTCTTACTGATTATTGAATGTGTTCTGGATATAGCAATTGCACTTGGCTACATACCTGCTATTTACTTTTATTTTCAACACTTGATTGAGAGCTACAATTCAGAAGTgtgtaaagagagagagggtatgtaCAAGAGTAAAGGCTATGATGGGTTTAACTGTAGTTTGCACGGTGCTGACATTGTTGGTGGTCTGTGTGGCTGCCTTGCTATCGTAATATATGTACTCAATGCAGTCGCTGCAGTTCTGGCATTTCGAAAAGTCAGGAGACTGAAAGGTATGAAAGAAGAAGTCAATATCGAAACTACAATTGTTTAA